The following is a genomic window from Rutidosis leptorrhynchoides isolate AG116_Rl617_1_P2 chromosome 8, CSIRO_AGI_Rlap_v1, whole genome shotgun sequence.
GAAGGAGGTTGTCAAAAGATAGATTAGCCGAATCAAAACTACACCAATCTCGAACTTTTTCCCATATAACTCGAACATGTGAACACGACAAAAGGGAATGCTTCACCGATTCTATATCACCACCACAAAGAGGGCATAAAACGGAATGTAGATCGATACCCCGTTTGTCAAGTTCGAACAAAACAGACAATCTTTCATGCTTAGCTCTCCAAACAAAAACTTCGACTTTTTTTGGAACAAGATTATTTTTCATAGTCACCGAGTTTGCATCACTTAAAGGATAGACTTTTTCCATAATATGCTTTGTTAATTTTTTTGTAGAAAAAGAACCGCGACCACTTAACTTCCATGAAAAAGAGTCTTCTTTATCCGGAAACATTATGATGGATGAAAGCAATAATATTAAATTATCCAACTCGTCCTTTGTACGCCCCGTAATCGAGCGAGACCATTCCCACGAACAAACTATCGAACCATCCATGTATTGGATACGGTTAGAGACCGAGACATGGGGGTAAGATTCGAGCCGCACCAATCTCTTGAAAACATCCTTGAGCTGTTTGTCCTTTAACCAAATATCTTCCCAAAATTTTGTGTTATTGCCATTTCCAATCACCCTCGCAAAAGAATTTGTAAACTCGACACCCGCATTATCAATCTCGAACCCTACTTTAACAATATTACTCAAGGTAGAATTAGTAGATAAAGAATTCCCACCCGTATTAACAATATTACTCCAGGTCGTGAGTTTTAATGTTTTGAATGGTGTTGGTTAATTGAATTAATCGAAGAACTTACTTGATGATCTGATCTTTATTCCTAATGGGTTATTTAATTTTGGCTTTATTTGTTTGGAAATTTCATCTTTTTCTTTGACAACCTAATAATTTCATTCTTTTGTACTCTAATTATTCAATAATATAACTCAATCCAAATAAGCTTTACTATTGAGTCCATTTATTATAAGGATTTTACTACAAGATATCCTCACAAACACATATTAACAACAATTTATTAAAGTGAATATTCTATAAATAAGTTAAAATGCTTTTATTAAATATGAAAGTTTCTATAATAAAATATGTGTTTATTGCAATTTTAGTTTTAAaatgaaattttaaaattaattattgtTCTTTAACATGTGTCATAGGGGCACATGTTTTCGATAAAAGAAATTCAAAACATTTCGTTTTATAAAAAATTTCGTTacgtttaaaaaatatatataataataggaGCACATGTTAGCAAAAGAGAGGCGATCATTATGCAACTAATTTTAATCATATACTACTAAAATGTTTTAGGTATTGTACAATATAATGTGTTAAAGTATATTTAGTAATCTATTACTAAATATTAATGGTTTAGACTGAACATAACCCAACGTCAAATCGCCGGCGTGAGATGGGATGTCACGGTTGACGGTGGCTGACGCTAGGGATGACAATGAatcagatatggatcgggtgaggccgtatccatatccatatccatttattttttttacttttcatccatccatatccatatccgtcgggtgaagcgggttaatggataattatccatatccgtttaaatttattttatttttaacaattataagcggtggttcactatatacgatcaaaagtaatatttttaatagtttatgcgaccgaaagtcacattttactaatctatataacaaatattcaatagataacctattaaacatgtaaagatatcgacatgtaagttgcttacttttagttacatggaatcacatttgaaccaccaaagtacgataaatacatttgattatttaaacaaaataaaatataagaagaaagttatatttttagagaaaaatataaagaaagatgaatatgaatataattaatgaaatatcactacataaatgatactaatttgagtgataaatttatatattaagttatttcgggtgaaagcgggttcattcatggatgaaattttttcatccacatccatatccatatccatttagatcgtccatatccacgaataatcgggtggatcggatggatatccactgaatcgggtatccattgtcatccctagctGACGCCGGTTAACCCAGCGTCACTTTTTGACGGAAACCAGCGAGGGTTAAAATCTTGACGGAAGGGTTAAAAGTTGAAGCAGCCAATGAATGGATTttgtgattttaatattaatatatttttataattaatttattttttcacCCCAATTCCCAATCAGATTTTATCATATCACACttcaaatatttgacacaaaaacttgACATTTTGGGTTAACGGGGGTCAAATACAGTCACAGTCAAAAATCCATTTTTTCATCAAAAAATGCATAATCCGACTCTGACATCACAGTCAGGGTTAGGAATAATCCTAAGGATCTATCATTCATAACAAAACTGTTACTCCGTATTAGAAAAGTTCAATAATTGGATTGATTTAGCTAATGCTTTAAACCTTTGTCAATTGACACCataccaatttgacacaaaataCAGACATTGTCAAACAACACTTTGTTTAGTTGCCGTTTTGATCATTGatattgatactaatatttatattaataattaacaatgttaaaaataatacgagtataaatattattataccgAGTACTTTAATTCATgttaacaaatataaaataaatttgaatttaatataAAAAGTGAAGTGATTTGTTATATCCGAAAAGAACAGGTAAACCTGAATAATGAGGTCAATTTGGTCAATTTCCAGCTAATATTCCTAATTGAGTTCAATATAAATACACCACCGTTTAGATATCTTATACATTCAAAAAAgtgtatattcatattcatattcatattcatattcatattcatattctcaTTCAATTTACACATAAACAAACAATAACCCTCCACTTGATTTTATTGCAATTCTCCAACTTTAATCCTTCAATTTCATCGTAACTGAATCGCAACGATCTGGGGTTTCCTAATTGTGATCAAATTTTAATCTTTCTTTGAAATCaaaattttttcatttttttagaaGGTGAAAAGGGGTTAGGGTTTCCAATTTGGTTGTGAAATTAGGGTTTAAATGGCGTTCAATTTATCAAAATTTATGGATAAAGTTTATTTGATTGCTGAAGGGGGATCTCGTTATTGTTCTAAGAAAACTGATGATATTTGCGGTGATTTTTGCGAtgaggtaattattaattattaaatatgatCAATTTCATCATTTGTTTGATCTGATTTAATAACTTAATTCATTAACTGTTTATTGCATTCTGGTAATTAGCTTTAATTATTTTGCTTTTGCTGAACAGGGCCTTAAATGAATatttagttaatattaaaaattaaaaattgtttAATTGGGTTTTGAGTTAGgtattatataaattttgttttaagcaaattattggatttaggggattttttttttttaatgtttatgGCAATTTGTAAGTTTTAATGATATGGTATCCTAAAATTCTGATTAGGAACTCAAACTTCAATATTCACCCAAATATTTGGGCTTTAACTTCCAATTATTGAAGAGTTAATACTTATGGATTATTGTTTACAAGTTTTAATCTTTGATATCAGATAATCTTAATTTTGAACAACAAGGTCATATTATATAGATAACAACATACTCTCACATATATGGTTGTTACACTTGAATGATTTTTGAAGATATTTGTACACTTACTATACAAATTATAAAGATTTATATCCTATTGTGTGCATATTATGTGGAAGATTAATAAAAATGTTGTTCTTTGATTTGCAGGATTCAGGGAAATCTTCTACTATATCAAGAGTGAGGTGCATTCTTCGTGGTTTGGATTTAAAAATGCTAATATTTCTATTCGTATTAGTCCCAACCGTTATCTTTGGATTATACGTACATGGTCAAAAAATATCCTACTTTTTACGACCGTTATGGGAATCACCACCAAAACCGTTTCACGAAATCCCACATTATTATCACGAAAACGTATCAATGGAGAATCTTTGTAAGCTTCATGGATGGAGAACTCGCGAGTTCCCAAGACGGGTTTTTGATGCCGTTTTATTTAGTAATGAAGTTGATCTCCTTAAAATAAGATGGCATGAATTATACCCTTACATTACTGAATTTGTACTCCTTGAATCAAACTCGACGTTTTCTGGTGTTCCTAAACCTCTAGTGTTTTCGGGCCATCGTGATGAGTTTAAATTTGTGGAGAATAGGTTAACTTATGGGATGATCCCGGGAAGATTTAAAAAAGGCGAAAACCCGTTTGTTGAAGAAGCTTATCAACGATTAGCATTGGATTATCTTTTGAAAAAAGCGGGGATTGAAGATGATGATTTGTTAATCATGTCGGATGTTGATGAGATTCCAAGTAGACATACGATTAATCTTTTGAGATGGTGTGATGATATACCTCAAGTTCTTCATCTTCGGTTAAAAAATTATTTATATTCGTTTGAGTTTTTTTTGGATAATCATAGTTGGAGGGCGTCAGTTCATCGATATAAATCAGGAGAAACGACGTACGCTCATTTTCGTCAATCGGATGTTATATTGGCGGATGCAGGGTGGCATTGTAGCTTTTGTTTTCGCCGTATAAATGATTTTATATTTAAAATGAAAGCTTATAGTCATAATGATAGAGTAAGGTTCAACAAGTTTTTGAACCCTGATAGGGTTCAGAAAGTTATATGCAAAGGGTCGGATCTTTTCGATATGATACCAGAAGAATATACATTTAAGGAAATTATCGGGAAAATGGGCCCCATTCCACATTCGTATTCGGCTGTTCATCTTCCTGCATATCTTCTTGAAAATGCAAATGATTATCGGTTTCTTTTGCCTGGGAACTGCGTAAGAGAAAGTGGCTGAACTTGAACGCTAGTTTGAACCTGAATGActataaagtttgtaactttaaacTTTACACACGAACCCCGTAAAGTTTTTAACATTGTAAATGCTTACGAAGATGGTTATAGAGCGAGACGAATACATGATATGGTATGAGGTGATAATGTAAATAGTCTCTGTTTCCATTTGTTTGTTAGTTTGGGGAGGTTGTGTGCTTCGATGGCTCGATTGTTTATTGTTAGCCATTGACGCACACATCCTTTTAGATAATGCATTAGGGAATTTTGGATCGAGACTAACTTTTTTTCATCTTTAATGAAATCGCGTTCTTTTTAACGAGTTCTTGCCTATCTTTGAAGTGGTAATCTGCTAATGTTGTTTTAGACTTGGTTGTGTTTTATTACCATAAATAAAGTTTGGTTGCATTTAGAGTACAAGAACTAGGTTTGTAATATTTGTGACATTTGGTGACACATGATTTTTATGAGTGAAGATGTGTGTTTGCCTGTTTACCAAAATAATTGGCGTTTCATGTTGCAGCAGTACAAGCATGTTTGTCCTTTTGTTTATATAGTTCATGTTAAACATGATACTCGATAGATATTTTAGAATCTTGATAATCTACACTAatgttttgtttgttttttttatttgaacggcgaacaactatttataaataaccTCTTAGCAAGTAACTAGAGGTAAAAGAACAAGATACAACAGTCTACAACGGCTTCAAGAGCCAATTATTCTAAGATATTTTAACtctattagtaattcaataataataataattattccaaGAACTGTCAAAAAAAATTCTTAAATTCGCCACGtaataatattaaaaacaaaaGAATAAATAGTATGTTGTTGCTCAAATGAGTCCCATGTCTAGACTATTATTTTATTAGTACAATTTCAAAAGAATTACTCCGTAATTTATAATTTTTCTAACTGTAGTCTGTGAGTTGTCGTGAAGGTATATTAAAGAAAAATTCTTTAATCTAATCTAATTCATAAGTTTAAAGTATAAAGACCAATTATAGTTTGAATTGATCAAAGCTAGATGGAAGATGAAGTCAAACTAATACTTAGGCATAAAAGCATCGCTATTGCTTAAAAATTGTTTAATTAAAAACCACTTTGTATGTTTCTTTGGGTTAACCGAAACTAATGTTAGTTAAACAACTGGCACACGTATACATGTGTAATGCTTTTAAATATGACAGGAAGAATAAGGAAACGATAAATTTGTAAGAGATGATACACTCCGGATTATACGTCCTCTTCTCCGGTAAACTTCCGGCTACCAGTTTTCTCTATTCTAATCGTTATTTTAATTTGATTGCTTCAACCATCATGTTCTCAATACCTGTTTCACCGTTTACACCACATCACTCTACATCCAAAAAGTCGATTCACCCTAAACCCAACATAATCAATCACATCAAATATAAACCAGACAATGTTGGGGTATGGGTTAAAATTGATCGGAATAATAGCAACGAGACTGTCCAACCTTCGATTAATCAAGTCCCTAAGCCTGATGAATTCCCCGATCTGAACCAATCTATCAGGAACCCTAATATTCCCACAGCCGCCAGATTCAACACCTCATCTAACAACATCTACCAACGATTCAAATCCCATGAGAATGCAAAAAACCTGATCAAGCAATACGGATCTAATTCCAACCAGCATTCTCGTGATAAACCTGAACCAAAAAACATCATATCTTTCCTTTTTTTCAACTTTCCCGACTCCTGGAATTCTGTAAAACTATGGGGTCTGTTCAAACAATTTGGGGATATCACCGAAGTTTACATCCCAAAGAAAACGTTAAAAAATGGAAAACGCTTCGGTTTCGTCCGATACAGGAACATTCCGGAACATCTTGTTGATTCGATGGTGAGGAAACTCAATATGATTGTTGTTGATGGTATGCTTCTTGTAGTTTACAAAGCTCATGACAGAAAATTGCACAACGTGTCCAATACTCATCCTCCTGTGAACAAACCGTGTCAGAATAATCATCCGCCAACAAACAAGTTCACTGATGATCGCAAATTCTCCGAAGTCACTGCCCCTCAGGCTCAAAATGAATCGAACAAAAGCTCAGGTATAACTAATAACTATCTTAAAACTATAGAGATTAACGTATTGCAAGACGAAAAGCTCAATGATTTACTTGGTCATGCTCTTGTTGGGGTGATCAAAAACATTGATCACCTTATGTATTTTGATGAAATCTGTAAATCGGAAAATCTTATAGGATTTGAGCCTAAATACCTAGGTGGTCGTGATGTTATGCTTATCTTTGATGACAAAAAATTGGCTCTCGATGTTTTAAACACTAGCAAACTGAACGAAAATAGGAACCCCTTGGGGAATTGGTTTGATGACATCCAACCTTGGGATCCTGATGAATACTCCTATCCTGGGCGTTTAGTTTGGGTTGAAATCAAAGGGGTACCGTTTACATGTTGGTTTGAATCAACGTTCAATGACATTGCTAAAGAATGGGGTGAAATAATTGAACAAAAAAATTGTTCCATTGATGAGAAAGTTCACAAGATTTATCTTCAGGAAAGGTTCTCATCATTACTAGATCACTTGAACCCATTTACGGTCGTGCCCTTATCAATCACGGGTCTACATCTACATATGCTTTTGTTTCTGAAATCAACGAACCTACGATTGAGTTTAACTCCATGGATAACGAATCATCAGTTTGGGATGATGATGTACTATCTGATGATTATGCTTCGGACGAAGAATCCCTCATGGATGGTAACCAAATATTTGAAGGTTATGCGACACAAAAATCGCCAAAAAACATGTTCAATACCAACGGCACTAGCGACAACAATTCTGGCACCGAAAATATACCACCTTCGGATGGGTCGTCTTTGTCTAACTCGAAGAGATTTGCTGCCTGCAAGTTTCCAAAAAATCTTGATGACACTAATTCGAACTCTGAGCCTAAAGATAATGGTAATAATGAACATGTTGTTTCATCAGATTATGATCATGTTTCGGAAACGGACACAGGTGATGATAACTTATCGTCCCCTATAAGCGGTAATCAGAACAGTCCCCATACATCCCATGATTTACACAACTCGACATCTGAACCCAACCCCAATCCTCTAAACGAGACTACACCTCCATCCATACCTATTAGCCCAATTCAGATTATGTATAACCTACAATCCTTGAACTCCGCTAAGCCCAATATCGATCTCCATGCTCCTATAACAAACCCAATAAACCTATCTTCTCCTAACCCACCTCATAACGAACCCGTCCCTTTAACCCAACCAAACCACGAAACCAATCCTTCTAATTCTAACTTTGATGGAAGCTGTGATGTGTCAAATAAGGCTGATACAGACAGCTCCTCAGGGATCCCTTCATCCACTCATGATTGTCCAATTAATATTGACGACAATGTGACTTCTAATCCAACACTAGCCGAGATTCGATCTAACGAAAAGAAGAAACGTTTGCATGcgaagaaagaaaaaaagaaaagtcATCGAACTAGCGACCTTGAATTCAAAAAAATCGCACGGAATCAACCAAAACCGCCTCACCATTCTACGCTAGCTGAACCGAGTAGAAAAGCACCGCAATCCAAATTCCTATATATTAAACATTGTGCACGTAGCGGACAAAAACTGAAATTCGGTCAACTTAACCGCATATGTAGCTCGACATCTAATCCCAACTCTACACTGAATATTCCCAAAAAATCGGGCTCAAAAAATGCATCTGGAAGCAGCACAAGTACAAATGAATTTGGTACAGGTATCGGAATCCGATGGAATGCGGAACATTAGCACCCTCCTTCATCATCTCGTTCTTTGTAAGTTTTCTAATGGCTTGTATTTCTCTTAATATTCGGGGAGTAGGGGTAACGGGTAAAATTAATTGGCTTAAAAAAATATGCAACTCAAACTGCCCTATCATCTTAGGTCTACAAGAAACAAAATGTGGACAATCTCCTGATTCACTTATTGACTCCTTTTGGTATAATTCCCACTTCAATTTTGTTCAAAAAGACGCTATCGGGGCCTCGGGTGGTCTACTATTGATCTGGGACTCCTCCACTTTTACATTTGAAAGTGCAATTGAAGGTGAATTTTTCATTGCTATCAAAGGAAAGTGGTCTGGATATGCCTCAGACATGGTAATCATTAATGTTTACGGGCCCCATTCACACAGGAAAAAACTTGTATTTTGGGATGAACTCTCAAGACTTGTTGATTCCATTGATATTCCTCACATCATCTTTGGTGATTTCAATGAAGTTCGATCCAAATCTGAACGCCTAAACTGTTTCTTCAAGCAATCCTGGGCCGACAATTTTAATAAATTCATTGATAACTCTAACCTTATCGATATTCCACTTGGAGGTAAGAAATACACCCGCTTGTGTCTCAAGACAATGAAATTCAGTAAACTTGACCGTTTCTTGGTGTCTGAGTCCATCTTAAAACTTTGGCCGAATATCTCCTCAAAATCACTCGACCGTGACCTTTCCGACCATTGTCCTATTATTCTTAAAAACTCTATCGTAGACTTTGGCCCTAAACCCACTCGTGTTTTTAATACCTGGTTGAAATTAAAAAATGCAGACGACATCATAAAATCTACATGGTCACAACCCGTAAGCGGAAACCGCCCTGACTGTATCCTCCGAAACAAACAAAAAAACGTCAAATTTGAACTAAAAAAACTAAGCGCACAACTAAATAATCTAGACAATGAAATTAAAACAC
Proteins encoded in this region:
- the LOC139861875 gene encoding uncharacterized protein, with the translated sequence MAFNLSKFMDKVYLIAEGGSRYCSKKTDDICGDFCDEDSGKSSTISRVRCILRGLDLKMLIFLFVLVPTVIFGLYVHGQKISYFLRPLWESPPKPFHEIPHYYHENVSMENLCKLHGWRTREFPRRVFDAVLFSNEVDLLKIRWHELYPYITEFVLLESNSTFSGVPKPLVFSGHRDEFKFVENRLTYGMIPGRFKKGENPFVEEAYQRLALDYLLKKAGIEDDDLLIMSDVDEIPSRHTINLLRWCDDIPQVLHLRLKNYLYSFEFFLDNHSWRASVHRYKSGETTYAHFRQSDVILADAGWHCSFCFRRINDFIFKMKAYSHNDRVRFNKFLNPDRVQKVICKGSDLFDMIPEEYTFKEIIGKMGPIPHSYSAVHLPAYLLENANDYRFLLPGNCVRESG
- the LOC139862700 gene encoding uncharacterized protein, coding for MFSIPVSPFTPHHSTSKKSIHPKPNIINHIKYKPDNVGVWVKIDRNNSNETVQPSINQVPKPDEFPDLNQSIRNPNIPTAARFNTSSNNIYQRFKSHENAKNLIKQYGSNSNQHSRDKPEPKNIISFLFFNFPDSWNSVKLWGLFKQFGDITEVYIPKKTLKNGKRFGFVRYRNIPEHLVDSMVRKLNMIVVDGMLLVVYKAHDRKLHNVSNTHPPVNKPCQNNHPPTNKFTDDRKFSEVTAPQAQNESNKSSGFEPKYLGGRDVMLIFDDKKLALDVLNTSKLNENRNPLGNWFDDIQPWDPDEYSYPGRLVWVEIKGVPFTCWFESTFNDIAKEWGEIIEQKNCSIDEKVHKIYLQERFSSLLDHLNPFTVVPLSITGLHLHMLLFLKSTNLRLSLTPWITNHQFGMMMYYLMIMLRTKNPSWMVTKYLKVMRHKNRQKTCSIPTALATTILAPKIYHLRMGRLCLTRRDLLPASFQKILMTLIRTLSLKIMVIMNMLFHQIMIMFRKRTQVMITYRPL